The proteins below are encoded in one region of Paenibacillus albus:
- the spoIID gene encoding stage II sporulation protein D has translation MKQIKWKAGGISGRRIRTRNWIIGFMWGLLLVVLVRGVVYVTELRSAAIREQQLIGTQVAESAPPRPSDAKKEVSSTTEPSKSVQASASSTGTDAQNKLSTYDRLWVNVYVSEDKRVEKMPIELYVRGVLAGEMPIDFELEALKAQAIAARTYIYRRLLAGGVSGPSDEADVDDTIKNQVYIPLGELIGRWSGKEKEANLKKLNEAVEETKGQIVTYQGGPIEASFFSTSNGYTENASDYWSLDLPYLRSVASPWDKSISPNYKETTTMDLDDFSRKLGVKANNVRQMRIMDTTEGHRIKTIRIGRESFSGKEIREKLGLASSQFNWAIIGDQIRITTFGYGHGVGMSQWGANGMAMEGKTAAQILAHYYTGTKLEEASGVLE, from the coding sequence ATGAAGCAGATCAAGTGGAAGGCAGGAGGCATAAGCGGCCGGAGGATTCGGACGAGGAATTGGATCATCGGGTTTATGTGGGGTCTCTTGCTAGTTGTGCTAGTTCGAGGAGTTGTCTATGTAACAGAGCTGCGATCAGCCGCGATAAGAGAGCAGCAGCTCATAGGGACACAAGTAGCAGAGTCCGCGCCACCTAGACCGTCTGATGCTAAGAAAGAAGTATCTTCAACTACGGAGCCCTCCAAATCGGTACAAGCTTCTGCATCAAGCACCGGCACAGACGCGCAAAATAAACTGAGTACCTATGACCGGCTTTGGGTGAACGTCTATGTCTCAGAGGACAAGCGGGTCGAGAAAATGCCAATCGAGCTCTATGTGCGCGGTGTGCTGGCCGGAGAGATGCCGATTGATTTTGAACTGGAGGCGCTCAAAGCGCAGGCAATTGCCGCACGTACGTATATTTATAGAAGGCTGCTAGCAGGCGGAGTAAGTGGACCGTCAGACGAAGCGGACGTTGACGATACGATTAAGAATCAGGTGTATATCCCGTTAGGCGAGCTGATTGGACGCTGGAGCGGGAAGGAGAAAGAAGCCAATTTGAAGAAGCTTAATGAGGCCGTGGAGGAAACCAAGGGTCAGATTGTTACTTATCAAGGAGGTCCAATCGAGGCGTCTTTCTTCTCTACTAGCAATGGCTACACGGAGAATGCGTCTGACTATTGGAGTCTGGATCTGCCTTACCTTAGAAGCGTTGCTAGTCCGTGGGACAAGTCGATTTCCCCTAACTATAAAGAAACAACGACCATGGATCTTGATGATTTTAGCCGTAAGCTCGGTGTGAAAGCAAACAATGTGCGCCAGATGCGCATTATGGATACGACGGAGGGGCATCGCATCAAGACGATAAGAATCGGACGAGAGAGCTTCAGCGGCAAAGAAATACGAGAGAAGCTAGGACTTGCATCCTCGCAATTCAATTGGGCCATTATAGGCGACCAGATTCGGATTACCACTTTCGGCTATGGACATGGCGTCGGCATGAGCCAGTGGGGGGCGAACGGAATGGCGATGGAAGGGAAAACGGCAGCTCAGATTCTTGCGCACTACTATACGGGAACGAAGCTGGAAGAGGCGAGCGGTGTACTAGAATAG
- the nuoL gene encoding NADH-quinone oxidoreductase subunit L: MDTTFSQAAWLIPLFPFLAFLLLLAFGRGQQKLGVLLGCVSSLAGLVLSVLVLIEHMVDGTKYYQYAFKWLDLNGLVLNAGYEVTNLTALMLVVVTTVSFLVNLYSAGYMKGDERISVFYSYVALFSFSMLGLVLADNMLTLYIFWELVGVCSFLLVGFWFSKPEARAAAKKAFIVTRIGDAGLLLGILLLYWYMPDHALDFVHIGNVFEGQTGIIAASVTTWIAILIFVGAVGKSGQFPLHVWLPDAMEGPTPISALIHAATMVAAGVYLVARTFDIFQASQAAMDVVAYIGGFTALFAATIGVAQNDIKRILAYSTVSQLGYMMMALGLGSMTGGIFHLFTHAFFKALLFLGAGSVIHAVHTQNIQEMGGLSGKMKITTWTFGIGTLALSGIPPFSGFWSKDMILNTALHEKPVLFAVGVAAAFFTAFYMSRLFFLVFMGKPRGEQHAHAHESPSSMTIPLIILAALSVIAGFIQTPWNETLGTWLTDGAEKEHGGAGIVMVISAAVGLLGLYLGWLVFVKGTIARDAVSSKVPWLLRLLERKYYMDELYEALLVRPLRGLGHLLNAIDDYIVDGLVRLVGGTAVLFGRGGTRVQNGQIQTYGVVTLLGLVVLIVALVGRRFW; this comes from the coding sequence ATGGATACAACTTTCTCACAAGCTGCCTGGCTCATTCCGCTCTTTCCGTTCCTTGCTTTTCTATTGCTGCTCGCCTTTGGACGTGGTCAGCAGAAGCTAGGCGTTCTGCTTGGCTGCGTGAGCTCGCTAGCGGGACTCGTACTGTCGGTTCTCGTCCTGATCGAGCATATGGTAGACGGAACGAAATACTATCAATATGCGTTCAAATGGCTGGACCTTAACGGCCTGGTCTTGAATGCAGGCTATGAAGTGACGAATCTGACCGCACTTATGCTGGTTGTCGTCACTACGGTCAGCTTCCTTGTTAATCTTTACTCGGCTGGTTATATGAAGGGCGACGAGCGGATCTCTGTTTTCTACAGCTATGTCGCATTGTTCTCATTCTCGATGCTAGGTCTCGTACTGGCGGACAACATGCTGACGCTCTATATTTTCTGGGAGCTCGTTGGTGTCTGCTCATTCCTGCTAGTCGGCTTCTGGTTCAGTAAGCCGGAGGCGAGGGCGGCAGCGAAGAAGGCATTCATCGTAACGCGTATCGGGGATGCGGGGCTGCTGCTCGGCATTTTGCTGCTGTACTGGTATATGCCGGATCATGCGCTTGATTTTGTCCATATCGGCAATGTGTTCGAAGGGCAGACAGGCATTATCGCAGCGAGCGTGACGACATGGATTGCCATTCTGATCTTCGTCGGCGCGGTCGGTAAATCCGGTCAGTTCCCACTGCATGTGTGGCTTCCGGATGCGATGGAAGGTCCGACGCCGATTAGTGCGCTGATCCATGCGGCAACGATGGTTGCGGCAGGCGTCTATCTCGTTGCGCGGACATTTGATATTTTTCAAGCTTCGCAGGCGGCAATGGATGTCGTCGCTTATATCGGCGGCTTCACGGCACTCTTCGCGGCTACCATCGGGGTGGCGCAGAACGATATTAAACGGATTCTCGCGTACTCTACCGTCAGTCAGCTTGGCTACATGATGATGGCTTTGGGGCTTGGTTCCATGACCGGCGGTATCTTCCACCTGTTCACGCATGCCTTCTTCAAAGCGCTGCTCTTCCTCGGAGCGGGCAGTGTCATCCATGCGGTACATACGCAGAACATTCAAGAAATGGGCGGCCTAAGTGGCAAAATGAAGATTACGACCTGGACGTTCGGCATCGGCACGCTCGCGTTGTCGGGTATCCCGCCGTTCTCCGGATTCTGGTCCAAAGATATGATTCTGAATACCGCATTGCATGAGAAGCCTGTGCTGTTCGCAGTCGGCGTAGCTGCTGCCTTCTTCACGGCATTCTACATGTCGCGATTGTTCTTCCTCGTGTTCATGGGCAAGCCGAGAGGCGAGCAGCACGCACATGCGCATGAGTCGCCATCCTCGATGACGATTCCGCTTATCATACTGGCTGCGCTATCTGTCATTGCGGGCTTTATCCAAACGCCATGGAACGAAACGCTCGGCACATGGCTGACCGACGGTGCAGAGAAGGAGCATGGCGGAGCTGGTATAGTAATGGTCATCTCGGCAGCGGTTGGTCTGCTCGGCTTATACCTCGGCTGGCTCGTATTCGTGAAAGGAACGATTGCTCGCGATGCGGTATCCTCGAAGGTGCCATGGCTGCTTCGGCTGTTGGAACGCAAGTATTACATGGATGAGCTGTATGAAGCGCTTCTGGTACGACCGCTTAGGGGACTTGGTCATCTGCTGAATGCCATTGACGATTATATTGTGGACGGACTGGTTCGACTGGTCGGCGGAACGGCGGTACTCTTTGGCCGTGGCGGAACCCGCGTACAGAACGGCCAAATTCAAACTTATGGCGTTGTGACGCTGCTCGGACTCGTCGTTCTCATCGTTGCACTTGTCGGAAGGAGGTTTTGGTAA
- the murA gene encoding UDP-N-acetylglucosamine 1-carboxyvinyltransferase, with product MSKIIVRGGQRLTGNVRVSGAKNAVLPILAATLLASEGESIIQDVPFLDDVITIQQVLTALGGKLTYDNEIMRISAEELTSYEAPYEWVRKMRASFLVMGPLLARLGCVRISLPGGCAIGTRPIDQHLKGFEAMGAEIVLGQGFIEARSTGKLRGAKIYLDYASVGATENIMMAASLAQGTTTIENAAKEPEIVDLANYLNAMGAKVRGAGTGIIRIEGVEMLKGARHTVIPDRVEAGTFMIAAAITGGDVHVEGAICDHLTPVISKLEEMGVVIEETDNGLRVTAPKKLKSVDVKTLPYPGFPTDMQSQMMALLLVAEGTSLVTETVFENRFMHVEEFQKMSAQIKIEGRTAIVSGSTALTGAKVTATDLRAGAALLCAGLMADGETELTGLHHVDRGYVDITGKLAALGADISRVDDTPAPAPIYKVLEGVAAALEEAEPVVLAAMSPEPAAKREKEVPRLKAQPTWA from the coding sequence ATGAGCAAAATAATCGTCCGCGGCGGCCAGCGACTAACCGGAAATGTTCGCGTAAGCGGAGCTAAGAATGCCGTATTACCGATTCTCGCTGCCACGTTATTAGCTAGTGAAGGTGAAAGTATCATTCAAGATGTGCCTTTTCTTGACGATGTTATTACAATTCAACAAGTGCTTACCGCACTCGGCGGTAAGCTGACATATGACAATGAAATTATGCGTATTTCGGCGGAGGAATTGACTTCGTACGAAGCCCCATACGAGTGGGTACGCAAAATGCGCGCATCGTTTCTCGTTATGGGACCATTGCTTGCTCGTCTCGGCTGCGTAAGGATTTCTCTTCCAGGCGGATGCGCAATCGGAACTCGTCCGATCGACCAGCACTTGAAGGGCTTTGAAGCGATGGGTGCGGAGATCGTACTCGGTCAAGGCTTTATTGAGGCTCGTTCTACAGGCAAGCTGAGAGGCGCGAAGATCTATCTTGATTATGCCAGCGTTGGCGCGACAGAGAACATCATGATGGCAGCTTCACTTGCTCAAGGAACGACGACAATTGAGAATGCGGCGAAAGAGCCGGAGATTGTTGATTTAGCCAATTACTTAAACGCTATGGGCGCGAAGGTTCGCGGCGCCGGCACAGGCATTATTCGTATTGAAGGCGTAGAGATGCTCAAAGGCGCTCGTCACACCGTTATTCCAGACCGTGTTGAAGCAGGTACGTTTATGATCGCGGCAGCTATTACAGGCGGCGATGTACATGTTGAAGGCGCAATCTGCGATCACTTGACGCCGGTTATCTCCAAGCTGGAAGAGATGGGTGTCGTCATTGAAGAGACGGACAACGGCCTTCGCGTTACGGCGCCGAAGAAGCTGAAGTCGGTTGATGTCAAGACGTTACCATACCCAGGATTCCCGACAGATATGCAATCACAGATGATGGCGCTTCTATTGGTAGCTGAAGGCACCAGCCTTGTGACGGAGACGGTGTTCGAGAACCGTTTCATGCATGTTGAGGAATTCCAAAAAATGAGCGCTCAGATCAAGATCGAGGGTCGCACTGCAATCGTTAGCGGAAGCACAGCTTTAACCGGTGCGAAAGTAACGGCGACAGATCTTCGCGCAGGCGCGGCGCTGCTGTGTGCAGGACTCATGGCAGACGGCGAGACTGAGCTTACAGGACTTCACCACGTGGACCGCGGTTATGTCGATATTACAGGCAAACTTGCAGCGCTAGGCGCTGATATTAGCCGTGTAGACGACACGCCAGCTCCTGCACCGATCTACAAGGTGCTTGAAGGGGTCGCAGCAGCGCTTGAGGAAGCGGAGCCGGTTGTTTTAGCGGCAATGTCTCCAGAGCCAGCGGCAAAGCGTGAGAAAGAAGTACCACGTTTGAAAGCACAGCCTACTTGGGCTTAA
- the nuoK gene encoding NADH-quinone oxidoreductase subunit NuoK, translating into MLSSYLTMAAILFCIGLYGALVKRNAVIILLSIELMLNAVNLNLVAFSKYGVVPSLTGQMFTLFSIAVAAAEAAVGIAVLIALFRARGTVNVDEYDEMRR; encoded by the coding sequence ATGTTATCTTCGTATTTAACGATGGCTGCGATCCTGTTCTGCATCGGCTTGTACGGTGCGCTTGTGAAACGGAATGCAGTCATCATTCTATTGTCGATTGAGCTGATGCTTAACGCGGTCAATCTCAATCTGGTCGCTTTCTCGAAGTATGGCGTTGTTCCATCGCTGACAGGACAAATGTTCACACTGTTCAGCATCGCCGTTGCAGCAGCGGAGGCGGCTGTTGGCATTGCTGTCCTCATTGCGCTGTTCCGTGCGCGCGGTACCGTCAACGTGGATGAGTACGACGAGATGAGGAGGTAA
- a CDS encoding S8 family serine peptidase, with product MNEKRSAIANSIPSMQMSELETKPGRNAQASFAARAARSEASPAAALPQPPLRRRGFARLALHASLAALLLWSALAGEVGHPAPASAAPAGVEPAASQSWLVKWRDPAQAKPLPGTRVLRRLAQPAAAGAVDVVRPEGTGADTSAWLLRLQQTPEIEYVEPLSPVELLASPSPATNDPKLPLQHHLDQIEAKKAWNTVHDQTALTIAVIDTGVDLDHPDLKDNLVPGTNLVSPGKPPEDDNGHGTSVAGVVAGEGNNRLGVAGILWHARIMPIKALDADGYGDEERLGKAIVYAVDHGARIVVLSVGLYRYSLYLKDIADYAESKGALLVAASGNDGVTLGSRADVKFPAAYPTVVAVAGADPDGNPEPRSNTGPEIDLAAPWHVYTTAIGGGYKAEEGTSMAAPQVAAAAALVWAVHPDYKPYQVRALLRQTALDIGNPGFDTASGYGLLQVDNAVTTALKPDSYEPNNSKNAAPVFLLGKKIAAELAGGADKDWYSIDAPYDGVISIQLQGLIGVGDEMPTVQMMHDGDTSSQRIKDAKLGNQTMQWNVKKGRNYFELHLFDKTLSQHLPYLLTSTFEIAPDAYEVNDKQYQAFTLSPRSQQITGNFHQTGDLDWYAIHFDTGGTVKLTMSVDSARIDPSVGFQRQGEAMQETDEKGDGETETTRSFNVTPGQYYIRVRNSMSAQASMAIAEYHLKLEVISKLTDPNEPNNKIYEATGVSPGSSYWGVIGTANDVDWYQLRLASTSMTTVQLSGIPSGIRMKAELYDKTQKLLAQQQSAPNETGLTKELKLGAGVYYIKVTASASFDRQYYKLKVQTDQLVAGFRDIEDHWAGDAIEALSDLGVVAGSGSYRFYPDRSITRAEAVSMLVRAVKPKAASTVVGFIDVPRSHWAYGPINSAAASGWIGGYPGGFFGPNQSIDREEMAVMLLRTFGLGSVRPVHAPFIDVAADRWSAPAIQTMKQKDLLGGYENGGFKPEASATRAEFAAVLLRTMHFTKS from the coding sequence ATGAACGAAAAGCGTTCCGCGATTGCGAATTCCATACCGTCGATGCAGATGTCAGAGCTCGAGACAAAGCCGGGCCGTAATGCCCAGGCTTCCTTTGCTGCGCGCGCTGCTCGCTCCGAGGCTTCGCCGGCAGCAGCGCTTCCGCAGCCGCCGCTGCGCAGACGCGGCTTCGCGCGCCTCGCGCTGCACGCTTCGCTCGCAGCGCTGCTGCTCTGGAGCGCGCTAGCGGGGGAGGTTGGCCATCCCGCCCCCGCTAGCGCCGCTCCCGCGGGCGTTGAGCCAGCTGCTTCGCAAAGCTGGCTCGTCAAGTGGCGCGACCCGGCGCAAGCGAAGCCGCTGCCGGGGACGCGCGTGCTCCGCCGCCTAGCACAGCCGGCGGCGGCGGGCGCTGTGGACGTTGTACGCCCCGAGGGAACGGGGGCGGACACGTCCGCGTGGCTTCTCCGGCTGCAGCAGACGCCGGAGATCGAATATGTCGAGCCGCTCAGCCCAGTCGAGCTGCTCGCTTCACCCTCGCCAGCAACGAATGATCCGAAGCTGCCGCTTCAGCATCATCTCGATCAGATCGAGGCCAAGAAGGCGTGGAACACCGTGCATGATCAGACGGCGCTTACGATTGCCGTCATTGATACCGGCGTTGATCTCGACCACCCGGATTTGAAGGATAACTTGGTTCCGGGCACGAACCTCGTCTCGCCGGGCAAGCCGCCGGAGGACGATAACGGGCATGGTACGTCCGTAGCCGGCGTGGTGGCCGGGGAGGGCAACAACCGGCTCGGTGTGGCCGGCATCTTATGGCATGCGCGCATCATGCCGATTAAGGCGCTTGACGCTGACGGTTACGGCGACGAAGAGCGGCTTGGCAAAGCGATCGTATATGCAGTAGATCATGGAGCACGGATCGTGGTGCTCTCGGTAGGGCTGTATCGTTATTCGCTCTACTTAAAGGATATTGCGGATTATGCGGAGTCGAAGGGGGCGCTGCTCGTCGCAGCAAGCGGTAATGACGGGGTGACGCTCGGAAGCCGGGCAGACGTAAAGTTCCCGGCAGCCTATCCGACCGTTGTTGCCGTAGCGGGGGCTGACCCTGACGGCAATCCGGAGCCGCGGTCAAATACGGGACCGGAGATCGATCTTGCAGCCCCATGGCATGTCTATACGACAGCGATTGGAGGCGGCTATAAGGCAGAAGAAGGCACCTCGATGGCTGCCCCGCAAGTGGCGGCTGCGGCTGCGCTGGTGTGGGCGGTTCACCCTGATTACAAGCCGTACCAGGTTCGAGCACTTCTTCGCCAGACGGCGCTGGATATCGGCAATCCCGGCTTTGATACGGCAAGCGGCTATGGTCTGCTGCAGGTGGATAATGCGGTAACGACGGCATTGAAGCCGGATAGCTACGAGCCGAACAACAGCAAGAATGCGGCGCCCGTATTCTTGCTCGGGAAGAAGATCGCAGCCGAGCTTGCTGGCGGCGCCGATAAAGATTGGTATAGCATTGATGCGCCATATGACGGCGTAATCAGTATCCAGCTCCAAGGGCTAATTGGAGTAGGCGATGAGATGCCAACCGTTCAAATGATGCACGATGGCGACACTTCGTCACAACGTATAAAAGATGCAAAACTCGGCAACCAAACGATGCAATGGAACGTTAAGAAGGGTAGAAACTATTTTGAACTTCATCTCTTCGATAAGACGCTTAGCCAGCATCTGCCGTACTTGCTTACCTCCACGTTCGAGATCGCGCCGGATGCGTACGAAGTCAATGATAAACAGTACCAAGCGTTTACCTTATCGCCACGTTCGCAGCAGATTACGGGTAATTTTCATCAGACGGGCGATTTGGATTGGTATGCCATTCATTTCGATACCGGGGGCACTGTGAAGCTGACGATGTCGGTGGACTCTGCGCGGATTGATCCCTCGGTTGGCTTTCAACGTCAAGGCGAAGCGATGCAGGAAACGGATGAGAAAGGGGACGGTGAGACCGAAACGACGCGCTCGTTCAACGTCACTCCCGGCCAATATTACATACGGGTCCGCAACAGCATGTCGGCACAAGCCAGCATGGCAATAGCAGAGTATCATCTGAAGCTTGAGGTGATCTCTAAGCTGACGGATCCGAATGAACCGAATAACAAAATCTATGAAGCAACAGGCGTGTCTCCGGGCTCGAGCTATTGGGGCGTAATCGGAACGGCAAACGATGTCGATTGGTATCAGCTGCGGCTCGCAAGTACGAGTATGACAACCGTACAGCTTAGCGGCATACCAAGCGGTATTCGGATGAAGGCCGAATTGTATGATAAGACACAGAAGCTGCTGGCTCAGCAGCAATCGGCTCCGAATGAGACGGGGTTAACGAAAGAATTGAAGCTTGGCGCGGGCGTGTACTATATTAAAGTGACGGCGAGCGCGAGCTTCGACAGGCAGTACTACAAGCTGAAAGTCCAGACCGATCAGCTTGTGGCCGGCTTCCGCGATATTGAAGATCATTGGGCGGGTGATGCCATTGAAGCACTTAGCGATCTAGGCGTTGTAGCTGGAAGCGGAAGCTATCGGTTCTATCCGGACCGAAGCATTACGCGCGCAGAAGCGGTGTCCATGCTTGTTCGTGCAGTGAAGCCGAAGGCCGCTTCGACTGTCGTCGGATTTATTGATGTGCCGCGCTCGCACTGGGCGTACGGACCGATTAACAGCGCTGCAGCCTCAGGCTGGATCGGCGGGTATCCTGGCGGGTTCTTTGGCCCGAATCAGTCGATTGACCGTGAAGAAATGGCGGTTATGCTGCTGCGTACCTTTGGACTTGGCAGTGTTCGTCCGGTGCATGCGCCGTTCATAGACGTTGCTGCCGACCGCTGGTCAGCTCCGGCTATTCAGACCATGAAGCAGAAGGATCTGCTTGGCGGATATGAGAACGGCGGATTCAAGCCGGAAGCATCGGCGACCCGTGCGGAATTCGCGGCAGTGCTGCTTAGAACGATGCATTTCACCAAATCTTAA
- a CDS encoding NADH-quinone oxidoreductase subunit N, with translation MDAVQQQLQSLTWSDAAYLAPEWILVAFTIVLAVLDLFLPRRSLIGWLTLGGLALSLGFAVWRLTDLIDKTQSDANGQAVSHVIRLMGDSYRIDVFSSLMKILFLVATMLIVLMSLGTVRRADIADKGEFYYLLLPAVVGAMIMASSGDMITLYIGLELLSITTYVLVGIRKQDVKSAEAAFKYVVTGGISSALILFGMSYLYGITGATNLGAIAQGIQQHAADYPALLYVSLFFILAGLGIKIAAAPFHYWAPDVYQGAPTPVTAFLAVVSKGAAFAVIIRIVYNVAFFASSPDKPIADDVFLALLVMAAAAMLVGSTMALRQYNVKRLFALSGVANAGYLLVPVGLSLKGMHASNIGEFLFYLAAYLLMTIGILAVFSVTSKSVGHEEINGFAGLYYRAPWTAVAVVVFVLSLSGLPVTGGFFGKLFILLGAAQSKLYWIIAVMVVSSVISYYFYFGLIRQMFMRATVEAEVRVPVTTGIVIWLCAGATFVLGIVPGPVLDFVNDHFSIVSDLFIR, from the coding sequence ATGGACGCTGTACAACAACAGCTGCAGTCGCTCACCTGGAGTGACGCAGCCTATCTCGCCCCAGAATGGATACTCGTCGCATTTACCATTGTGTTAGCGGTGCTTGATCTGTTCTTGCCGCGCCGTTCGCTGATTGGCTGGCTGACGCTCGGCGGTCTTGCGCTCTCACTCGGTTTTGCCGTATGGCGCTTAACGGATCTTATCGATAAGACGCAGTCAGATGCGAACGGTCAGGCCGTCAGCCACGTCATTCGATTGATGGGTGACAGCTACCGAATTGACGTATTCTCCAGCCTGATGAAGATTCTGTTCCTCGTCGCCACGATGCTGATTGTGTTGATGAGTCTCGGCACGGTGCGCCGGGCAGATATAGCGGATAAAGGCGAGTTCTATTATTTGCTCCTGCCGGCTGTCGTTGGCGCCATGATTATGGCCTCTTCCGGCGATATGATTACGCTCTACATCGGTCTTGAGCTGCTGAGCATCACAACGTATGTGCTTGTTGGTATTCGCAAGCAGGACGTGAAGTCTGCGGAAGCAGCGTTCAAATACGTCGTAACCGGCGGTATCTCGTCTGCGCTGATCCTCTTCGGGATGTCATACTTGTATGGCATTACGGGTGCGACGAATCTCGGCGCGATTGCGCAGGGCATTCAGCAGCATGCAGCGGATTATCCGGCACTGCTTTATGTATCGCTATTCTTCATACTTGCGGGTCTAGGTATCAAGATTGCTGCCGCGCCGTTCCATTACTGGGCGCCTGATGTGTACCAAGGCGCGCCGACGCCGGTAACTGCATTCCTTGCAGTCGTTTCCAAAGGTGCGGCATTCGCGGTGATCATCCGAATTGTGTACAATGTAGCATTCTTCGCATCTTCACCGGATAAGCCGATTGCCGATGATGTGTTCCTAGCGCTGCTTGTCATGGCAGCAGCTGCGATGCTGGTCGGCTCGACGATGGCACTTCGCCAGTACAATGTGAAGCGGCTCTTCGCGCTCTCCGGGGTTGCCAATGCCGGCTATCTGCTCGTACCGGTGGGTCTATCGCTCAAAGGCATGCACGCTTCGAACATCGGTGAGTTTCTGTTCTACCTAGCAGCTTATCTGCTCATGACAATCGGCATTCTCGCCGTATTCTCGGTCACTAGCAAGTCTGTCGGACATGAGGAAATCAACGGCTTCGCAGGCCTCTATTACCGGGCACCATGGACAGCTGTAGCAGTCGTCGTGTTCGTGCTCTCGCTGTCAGGCTTGCCAGTAACGGGCGGCTTCTTCGGGAAGCTGTTCATCCTGCTAGGCGCGGCGCAGTCGAAGCTGTACTGGATAATTGCCGTTATGGTCGTCAGCAGCGTCATCTCGTACTACTTCTATTTCGGCCTTATCCGCCAGATGTTCATGCGTGCGACAGTGGAAGCCGAAGTGCGCGTGCCGGTTACGACGGGGATCGTGATCTGGCTGTGTGCCGGAGCGACATTCGTGCTTGGCATCGTGCCAGGACCGGTGCTGGACTTTGTGAATGATCATTTCTCGATTGTGAGTGATTTGTTTATTCGCTAA
- the nuoI gene encoding NADH-quinone oxidoreductase subunit NuoI produces the protein MKGLLKGLGVTLKSLTEKKVTTSYPDVPIIMPDRYRGIQHFEPDKCIVCNQCVRICPTECITLTGKANPDPEKKGKVIDTYDINFEICILCDLCTEVCPTEAIVMTGNFELASYSRDELFKDLKWLDDNNNNVRQDNNNIGAPAAAKGGAK, from the coding sequence ATGAAAGGTCTCTTAAAAGGGCTTGGTGTCACGCTTAAATCATTGACCGAGAAAAAAGTTACCACTTCCTATCCCGATGTGCCAATCATTATGCCGGACCGTTATCGCGGCATCCAGCATTTTGAGCCGGACAAATGCATTGTGTGCAACCAGTGCGTCCGAATTTGTCCAACGGAGTGCATCACGCTTACGGGCAAAGCGAATCCGGACCCGGAGAAGAAAGGGAAGGTCATCGACACGTATGACATTAACTTTGAAATTTGCATTCTATGCGACCTCTGTACGGAAGTATGTCCGACAGAAGCGATCGTCATGACAGGCAATTTCGAATTGGCGTCGTACAGCCGCGATGAATTGTTCAAAGACTTGAAGTGGCTCGACGATAACAACAACAATGTCCGTCAGGATAACAACAATATTGGTGCTCCCGCTGCAGCCAAGGGAGGAGCGAAGTAG
- a CDS encoding DUF1146 family protein, giving the protein MMDQLAANAGIHAMISILVELFSIALAWIVIQELKLDAILKRPRSTQARVLQIMLAIVIGHAFAGFILDYWGWSGQLKGIVE; this is encoded by the coding sequence ATGATGGACCAACTCGCCGCAAATGCCGGTATTCATGCGATGATCTCCATCCTTGTCGAGCTGTTTAGCATCGCGCTCGCTTGGATTGTCATTCAGGAGCTGAAGCTGGATGCCATTCTGAAGCGTCCGCGGAGCACGCAGGCACGTGTGCTGCAAATTATGCTCGCGATCGTAATCGGTCATGCTTTTGCCGGTTTCATTCTCGATTATTGGGGCTGGTCGGGCCAGCTGAAGGGCATTGTCGAATAA
- a CDS encoding NADH-quinone oxidoreductase subunit J encodes MFNVDFTGEFVAFFIFSVLIISGAVLMVSFTKVVHMVVSLAAVFLGIAGMFVLLQAEFLAFVQVLIYAGAVSILMIFGIMMTKHQDGEKERSRPLHETLSAIGALALFGILFYAIRQSEFPEPTSPLNAAADNTMEIGKLLFTNYVVPFELVSVLLTVAFIGAIVLAKKEAD; translated from the coding sequence ATGTTCAATGTGGATTTTACGGGCGAATTTGTCGCCTTCTTCATCTTCTCGGTACTCATTATTAGCGGCGCAGTACTGATGGTTAGCTTCACGAAAGTCGTCCACATGGTCGTCTCGCTCGCTGCCGTATTCCTCGGAATTGCTGGCATGTTCGTGCTGCTGCAGGCGGAGTTTCTTGCATTCGTTCAAGTGCTTATCTACGCCGGCGCGGTATCCATTCTGATGATCTTCGGCATTATGATGACGAAGCATCAGGATGGGGAGAAGGAGCGTTCACGCCCCTTGCATGAGACGCTGTCGGCGATCGGCGCTTTGGCGCTGTTCGGCATTCTGTTCTACGCCATCCGCCAGTCGGAATTCCCCGAGCCTACGTCGCCTCTGAACGCAGCGGCCGATAATACGATGGAAATCGGCAAGCTGCTGTTCACGAACTATGTCGTGCCTTTCGAGCTTGTTTCGGTGCTGCTGACGGTTGCCTTTATCGGCGCGATCGTGCTTGCGAAGAAGGAGGCGGACTAA